The DNA region GCACCGAGATATTGTCGTCCGGGCCCTTGACGGTGATGTCCGGCATCGGAAAGGCGACCGTGACCGTCTTGTCCTGCGGACCGGTGTTGAAGAAATGATAGGTGACCCTGATCTCCCTCGTCGAGACATAGAGATCCTCCGAGCGCATCTCGATATCGGCGCTCTTGGTGAGGTCGAGGCCGCCCGTCGCGAGCTCCGCGATCGAGTCATTGGCGCGCGCCGCGCTCACGCCCGAAGCGAGCGCCAACACCGAAAGCTGAAGCAAGATTGAAGGCTTGAGCAAGACTGAAGGCTTAAGGGCGAGATTTCGATAGATTCGCAATTGCTGTCTCCGCACAAAATCGCGATACCCGGCAGGAGGACGACCCGCCCGAGCGAACGCGGCGGATCATAGCGGCGCGCCACGCCGGGTCACATCACGGAATCGGCAATTCACTCTTGCGCGCGACAGGGAGGTGAGCGTGAGCAACGGATTAGCGGGCCGGCGCGTGCTGGTGACGGCCGGAGCCGGAGGCATCGGCCTCGCGGTCGCCGAGCATCTGATCGCCCAAGGCTGCCGGCTATTCGTCTGCGATGTCGCACAAGAGGCCTTGCGGGAATTCTCGGCCCGTTTCCCGGAGCATGGCTGCGTCGCCGCCGATGTCGCGAATGACGCCGATGTCGAGCGCCTATTCGGTGAAGTTCGCGAAAGGCTCGGCGGTCTCGATGCCCTCGTCAACAATGCCGGCATTGCCGGGCCGACCGGCGGCGTCGACGAGATCGACCCCAAGGAATGGCGCAGATGCATCGATGTCTGCCTCACCGGCCAGTTCCTGTGCACGCGCCTTGCCGTGCCTTTGCTGCGTCAGGCGGGCGGCGGCTCGATCGTCAACATGTCGTCTGCCGCCGGCAAATACGGCTATGCGTTCCGCACCCCCTATTCCTCGGCCAAGTTCGGGGTGATCGGCCTGACGCAGAGCCTCGCCAAGGAGCTCGGCCCGCAAGGCATCAGGGTCAACGCCATCCTGCCCGGCATCGTCGAGGGTCCGCGCATGGAAGGGGTGATCCGCTCGCGCGCCGCCCAGCTCGGCATCGGCTATGAGGAGATGGAGGCGCGCTATCTCGAGCGCATCTCGCTGCGCCGCATGGTGACGCCGGGCGATGTGGCGAACATGATCTCATTCCTCATCTCGGATGCGGGCCGCAATATCTCGGGCCAGTCGATCGCGGTCGATGGCAATGTCGAAACCCTGTGAGGTCACCAACTTCTGAGGAGAAGAGAATGGCGCGTGTCGCAATCATCGGAACGGGTTTCGTCGGTCGCGCCTGGGCGATCTCCTATGCACGTGCCGGGCATGATGTGGTGCTGTGGGACGAGGTCGCCGAGGCGCCGCGCCAGGCGCTGGGTTTCATGCGCATGGCGGTGCCCGAGCTGGCGCAGAACGGCCTGCTCGGCGAGCAGACGGCCGCTGCCGTGCTGGGCCGTGTCGGCATCGAAAGCGAGCTCGCGGCGGCGCTTGCAGGCGTTGCTTATGTCCAGGAGAGCACGCCTGAGCGCGTCGAGGTCAAGCGCGATATCTTCTCCCAGCTCGATCGCCTGACGCCGGCCGACGCGGTGCTGGCGAGCTCGACCTCGGCCATCCTGCCGTCGCGCTTCACCGAGCATCTTCCCGGCCGGCATCGTTGCCTCGTCGTGCATCCGATCAACCCGCCCTATCTCGTGCCGGCGGCCGAGGTCGTGCCGGCGCCCTGGACCTCGCCCGATATCGTCGAGAGAACGCGCGCCTTCCTGGTGGCGGCCGGTCATGCGCCGATCGTGATGAAACGCGAGCTCTCAGGCTTCGTCATGAACCGCCTGCAGGCGGCCCTGCTCGAAGAGGCGTTCCGGCTGGTCGAGGGCGGCTATGCCAGCATCGAGGACGTCGATATCGGCATCCGTGAAGGCCTGGCGCTGCGCTGGTCGTTCATGGGGCCGTTCGAGACCATCGATCTCAACGCGCCGGCAGGCGTTCGCGATTACGTGACGCGTTACAAGGGTATCTTCGAGGAGCTGTTCGGCCAGATGCAATGGCGCGCCGATTGGACCGGCAAAGTGCTCGACACGGTCGAGCGCGAGCGCCGGGCGCTGGTGCCGCAGGAGAAGCTCGCCGAGCGTGGCTTGTGGCGCGACCGGCGCCTCATGGCGCTCGCCGCCCATAAACGGCGCGCAGCGAGCGAGATCGGCTGAGACGGGCGAGCGAAGGCGAAGGCCAAAAGCCGCAGCGGAATGACCGCGGAGAATTCGGGACCTGGGACCGCGGGCGTCTCGCCCGCTCTTGCAACGGTGAGGCCAGCCCGGCGCCGGTAAGAAAGGGCGACCGAGACGGTCGCGATCCCAGTGGGACCGCGGGCGTCCTCGCCCGCTCTTGCAACGGTGAGGCCAGCTCGGCGCCGGTAGGAAGGGCGACCGAGACGGTCGCGGTCCCAGGGCGCGCGCGCCCTCAGAACTCTTCCCAACCATCGGCGTCGGGCGCAGCCTCGACCTTGCGGATAGCGGTTTCGCCCCGACGGCCGGCCACGGCCCTGAGAGCCGGCTGAGGCTTGCCGGAAAACGGCCTGGCAGAACTCGAATTGGCGGCTCGGGCCCGCATCGGCTCGACCTTGGCGGTGCCTTTGCTGGTGGCGCCGGCCCCAAGCTGGAACTGCGAGACGAGCTGCACGAGCTCGTCCGATTCCTGGGCCAGCGAATGGGTCGCGGCGGTCGACTCTTCGGCCATCGCGGCGCTTTGCTGCGTGCCCTGATCCATCTGGTTGATGGCGGTGTTCACCTGCTGCAGCCCCGTCGCCTGCTCGCGCGCCCCGACCGCGATGTCGGCGATTATCGTGTTCATCTCGGCGATCTGGGCAGCGATCCGCTCGAGCGCCTGACCGGCCTTGCCGACCAGGTCCACGCCCTGCTCGACCTGCGTGCTCGAGGTGGAGATCAGCGCCTTGATCTCCTTGGCGGCTTCAGCCGAACGCTGCGCCAGGGCGCGCACTTCGGAAGCGACGACCGCGAAGCCGCGGCCCGCATCGCCGGCACGCGCCGCTTCAACGCCGGCATTCAAGGCGAGCAGGTTGGTCTGGAAGGCGATCTCGTCGATCACCCCGATGATCTGGCCGATCTGCTGCGAGGACTTCTCGATGCCGCCCATGGCCTTGATGGCCTCGCGCACCACCGCGCCGCTCTTCTCGGCATCGGTCTTGGCGTTAGCGACCACGTCGCGCGCATGGGCCGCGCCCTCCGCGGTCTTCTTCACGGTGGCGGTGATCTCGTCGAGGGCCGCTGCCGTCTCCTCGAGGCTCGCGGCCTGCTGCTCGGTGCGCCGCGACATGTCGTCGGCTGCCCGCGAGATCTCCTCGGTGCCCGAGCCGATGCCCTTGGTGCTCGAGGCGATGGTCAGCATGGTGTGCTGCAGCTTCTCGACCGAGCGGTTGAAATCGAGGCGCAGCTTGTCGACCTTGGCCTGGAAGGGGGTCTCGAGGCGAATGGCGAGATCGCCGCTCGCCAGATGCTCCATGCCCTCGCCCAGCGCATCGGTGGCGAATTGCAGCTGGCGTGCCTCTTCGGCCTTCTCGGCCTCATGGGCGGCACGCGCTTCCTCGGCATGCCGGTGCGTCATCTCGGCCTGCGCTTCGAGCCGCGTCTTCTCGATCGCCGCATCCTTGAACACCTGCACGGCCTGCGCCATGCGGCCGATCTCGTCGCCCGCGCCCGTGTCGGGGACGACGACGTCGTTTTGTCCTTGCGCGAGCATCAACATGGCCTTGCTCAGCCCGTCCAGGCGACGGCACAGGCCGAGCACGACGACGCCGGCGAGACCTCCGATCGCGAGCAGGAAAGCGAGAGCGACCGACGCCGACACATAGACCTGATGCCAGATCTGAGTGCTGATATCGTCGATATAGACGCCCGTGCTGATCGTCCATTTCCAGGGCGCGAACCATTTGGCGTAGGTCAGCTTCGGCGAAGGCTGATCGAGCGCTGCTCCGGGTCTTGGAAACAAATAATCGACGAAACCCTCTCCCTTGTCGGCGGCGAGCTTCTGCATCTCGATGACGAAATACTTGCCGCTCGGATCGACCGACTTGCGCCCGTCATTTCCTTCACGCTCGGGGCGGCCGCCATTGACGATGACGACGACATTATCGTCGAAGACCGAGAAGTAATCATCGATATTGTAGCGCATGGCGCGCACGGCCGCCTTGGCGCGCTCCTCCGCCTCCGGCTCGCTGATCTTGCCGGCCTTGAATTGCTGATATTGCAGCTCGACAACCTTATAGGCGACCTGGCTCACGGTCTTGAGCTGATCGCGGCGGGCGGCGAATATCGAGTCCGCCTCCATCCAGGTCAACACCGCCACGATGGCGACCAGCGCAACGCCGAACAAGGCGACAGTTGCCGCGAGACGTCCCCGGACCGAATGGAGCCGGCGCAAGAGCCCGTGATTCATGGTTCTGGATTTCCTGGACGCAGGGTCCCACCCTTGAGGCAGGGCGGCATCATGCCCTTCCGACGGCCGCCAAAATTCCGCGGCCCAACCATGCCCTGAGTAAGATTTGCCGCATTCCTCTTACCAAACCCTTAGCTGCCCGGGCTCGAGCCGAAAATCGGCTATGCATCCGCAAAAATATTACGGTGACGCGAACCGACGGTCACGCCTGGGACCGCGACCGTCTCGGTCGCCCTTCTTCCCAATTGATGCAGGCCACGCCGTTCGCAAGGGCGGGCGGGACGCTCGCGCTCCCAGAGTTACGGATGCACCTATCGGAAATTGCAAAGCCTTCGGTTCCGTAACATAATTTCACAAACGACCCGAGAAAGCCGCATGCGGGGCGGGGCAAATTCGGTGCGGCGAGACATTCCCGCTGGTCGATGGACGTTTGTCGATGGATGCTGGTCGATGAAGGCTCTTGGAGCGCTTGATTTGGCTCCGGTGAAATCCACCCGCCCGTCCAAGATGACGGTCGCGGGCGCCACGAAATATTACCAGACGCGCAGCGGGCCGGTGCACGCGCTCGACAATGTCTCGCTGCATGTGCGGGAGGGCGAGTTCCTGTGCGTCCTGGGGCCGTCCGGGTGCGGCAAGTCCACGCTTCTTTGGTCCATGGCCGGGCTGCATGGATTGAGCGCGGGCGAGATCAGGCTCGACGCCGACAGGATCATCCGCCCGCACCCGCAGATCGCGATGATCTTTCAAGACGCAAACCTTCTGCCGTGGCGCAACCTGGAGCGCAACATCGCGCTTCCCTTCGAGCTGAAGCGCATTGCGCCGGATCGGGAGCGTATCGACGCCCTGCTGGAACGCGTCGGCCTCACAGGCTTCGAAAGCAAATTTCCTCGCGAGCTGTCGGGAGGCATGCAGCAACGCGCCTCGATCGTCCGGAGCCTCGCCGTCAATCCTTCGGTTCTCTTGATGGACGAGCCCTTTGGTGCTCTGGATGCCTTCACGCGCGATGAGATGAACCTGCTCATCGAGGAGATATGGATGGAGACGGGCAAGACGGTCGTTTTCGTCACCCATTCCATCATCGAAGCGGTATTTCTGGCCGACCGTATCGTCGTGATGTCGGCCCGGCCCGGAAGAGTGGCCCGGATCGTCGATATCGACCTGCCTCGCCCTCGACCAATCGAGATACAGTCGACGCAAGATTTCATCACGCGCGTCAACGAGATCAAGAAGATGATCGATCATCGCCGCGCCTGAGTGAGGCATTCTTCGGCGCGGCGGAGAAGGATGGTATCGAGTGGATAGTCAGCTTCGAGATCAGATCCCGAGCTTCACCGGCAAGATCGCGACCGGCAAGACGGCCGGCGATGGGAGCGTCGGCCTCGCGGGCGGTCTGGCCTCGCTGACCCCCGGCGGCGGGCGTAGCGCTTACGAGGCTCTCATCATCGCATTGGTCGCGGTCATCATCATTGGCGGCGCCGAGATCTTGCTGCGCGTCTTCGCGGTGCCTCAATATATCTTGCCGACGCCGAGCCAGATCGGCACGGCGCTCTTCACCGAATGGCGTTTCATCTGGCCGCATCTCGTGACGACGCTCTGCGAGCTGCTCATCGGCTTTGCCATCGGGGCGGCGCTCGGCTTCGTGCTGGCGGCGGTCATCACGCAATTCCCCTTCGCCGAAAAGATCGTGACCCCTTATGTCCTGCTGCTCGTGACCACCCCGATGCTGGCCCTGGTGCCGCTGCTCATCTTGCGCTTCGGTTTCGGCTGGGAGCCGCGCATCATCGCGGTCGCCCTGGCGAGCGGCCCCATGGTGATGATCAATTCAGCCACCGGCTTTCGCCGCGTCGATCTCGCGAAGATTGCGCTCGCCCGCTCCTTTGGTGCCTCGACGCTGCAGATCTTCACCAAGATCCGCATCCCGATGGCCATGCCCATGATCATCGTCGGCCTGATGGTCGGCTCGATCTTCGGCCTTCTGACCGCGGTCGGCGCAGAAATGGTGGGCGGCGCCGAGGGGCTCGGCAACCGGCTCACCTATTACTCGTCCATGATCCGCATGCCGCAGTTTTTCGCGGTGATTACGCTTCTCGCGGTCATCGGCATCACGATCTACGTGCTGTTCTACTGGGTCGGAAAGAAATGGGCCAGCTGGGAAGCCTGACGACCTGAATGATAAGCGACCCAGCAAACAAGGGAGACGACGATGACCGACGTTGCGAGGGGCCTTCCCATCATGGGTCGCCGGCGGCTTTTGCAGCTGACCGCCGCTGGTGTTTCGATGTCCGCCTTTGGCCTCGGCACGCGTGGAGCAGGCGCGGCGGACCGGGCGATTCGCTGGGTATCGCCGCGCGGCACGCTCGAGGTCGTCGACGATTTCGCCTATTGGGTGGCGAAGAAATACGGATATTTCGGCGACCTCGCGACGGATATCCAGGCAGGCCCACTCGACGCCACCGCGACCGTGAAGCTGGTCGACCAGAAGCAGTCGGATTTCGGCTATCCCTCGCCGGGGATATTCTCGCTTGGGCTCAATCAGGGCATGGATCTGGTGTCGGTCTTCCATGTGATGGCGTCCGACGTCTTCGATTTTGCCTTCCAGAAGGGCAAGGCCCCGGCCGACCTGACGGGGCTCAAGGGCAAGACCATTCTTCTGGGAAGCGCCGGCTGGCAGGCGATCACCGATCCGATGCTGGCGGCCGCCGGCGTCGACATCAAATCGGTCAAATATATCGAGGCCGGCAATGGCTGGGCCCAGTCGCTCGCTCAAGGCCAGGGCGATGCCGCTCTCTCCTGGGAAGGTCTGCGCGCGCAATGGCGCGGGCAGGGGCTCAATTTCGACTATCTGCTCGGCAAGCGCGCTTCGAAGTTCCCGGCCAACAGCTATGTGGCGCGCAAATCCGACCTGGCCGACCCCGCCAAAGTCGCCCTCTACGGCAAGTATCTGCGCGGCTGGGCGATGGGAATGGAGTTCGGGCTGCGAAATCCGCGCGCGGCCACGCAGATCACCGTGGAGCAGTTCCCGGGACTGGTCTCGCAGATGAATCCGAGCGTCGCCACCGAGTCGCTCATGCAGGAGCTTCAGCTCATGCGCGGGCGGTGGGACGAGCGCAAGGCCTGGGGCTTCCACATCATGGACAGCTGGCAGAGCTATTTCGACTCGATCGCCGCCATCGGTCAGGTCTCCAAGACCTTCAAGGCCTCGGACGTCGTGACGAACCAGCTCATCGCTCCCGCGAACGCCTTCGACGCCGCGAAGGTGAAGGCCGACGCGGAGGGGTTCAAGCTGTCGGGTGAATATGCGGCGGTCGACGTCGCGGCCATCGAGGCGGCCCTTTGATCGACGCATGAGCTACAAAGCCATCTACGCCTATCCCTGGGATCTCGCCGAGGAGGGCGTGGCGAGTGTGGCCGAGCAATTTCGTGGCTTGGGCCTGGATACGGTCACGGTCGCAGGCAGCTATCACGCGGGGAAATTCCTGCGCCCTCACGGCAAGCGCGGGAAGGTCTATTTCCCGCAGGACGGCACGGTCTATTTCCGCCCGACCGCCTCGCGCTATGGCGCCATCAAACCCGTCGGCAATTCGATGCTCGGCGAAGTCGACGTCATCGACGAGCTGACCCATGTCGAGGGCATCGCGACCAATGTCTGGCTGGTCCTTCTCCACAATACCCGCCTCGGCATGGCCCATCCGGAAGCGACCGTGCGCAATGCCTTCGGCGACCGGTATATTTACAATCTCTGCCCCTCCGCGAGCGAGGCGCGCGCCTATGCGGTGGGGCTCGCGGCCGATGTCACGCATGGCTACGCGGTCTCGGGGGTCTCGCTGGAAACGCCTGGGTTCATGCCCTTTGCGCACGGATATCATCACGAATTCGCAATGCTGCGCCAGAATCGCTGGCTGACCAGCCAGTTGGGGCTCTGCTTTTGCGAGCATTGCCTTCGCGGCGCGAAATCAGCCGGCATCGAGGCTGCACGGCTCAGCGCACAGATTGCCGGGGAGGTGAACGCCTATCTCGACAGCGACGTCGAGTT from Rhizobiales bacterium GAS188 includes:
- a CDS encoding NAD(P)-dependent dehydrogenase, short-chain alcohol dehydrogenase family, which gives rise to MSNGLAGRRVLVTAGAGGIGLAVAEHLIAQGCRLFVCDVAQEALREFSARFPEHGCVAADVANDADVERLFGEVRERLGGLDALVNNAGIAGPTGGVDEIDPKEWRRCIDVCLTGQFLCTRLAVPLLRQAGGGSIVNMSSAAGKYGYAFRTPYSSAKFGVIGLTQSLAKELGPQGIRVNAILPGIVEGPRMEGVIRSRAAQLGIGYEEMEARYLERISLRRMVTPGDVANMISFLISDAGRNISGQSIAVDGNVETL
- a CDS encoding 3-hydroxyacyl-CoA dehydrogenase encodes the protein MARVAIIGTGFVGRAWAISYARAGHDVVLWDEVAEAPRQALGFMRMAVPELAQNGLLGEQTAAAVLGRVGIESELAAALAGVAYVQESTPERVEVKRDIFSQLDRLTPADAVLASSTSAILPSRFTEHLPGRHRCLVVHPINPPYLVPAAEVVPAPWTSPDIVERTRAFLVAAGHAPIVMKRELSGFVMNRLQAALLEEAFRLVEGGYASIEDVDIGIREGLALRWSFMGPFETIDLNAPAGVRDYVTRYKGIFEELFGQMQWRADWTGKVLDTVERERRALVPQEKLAERGLWRDRRLMALAAHKRRAASEIG
- a CDS encoding methyl-accepting chemotaxis sensory transducer with Cache sensor; translated protein: MNHGLLRRLHSVRGRLAATVALFGVALVAIVAVLTWMEADSIFAARRDQLKTVSQVAYKVVELQYQQFKAGKISEPEAEERAKAAVRAMRYNIDDYFSVFDDNVVVIVNGGRPEREGNDGRKSVDPSGKYFVIEMQKLAADKGEGFVDYLFPRPGAALDQPSPKLTYAKWFAPWKWTISTGVYIDDISTQIWHQVYVSASVALAFLLAIGGLAGVVVLGLCRRLDGLSKAMLMLAQGQNDVVVPDTGAGDEIGRMAQAVQVFKDAAIEKTRLEAQAEMTHRHAEEARAAHEAEKAEEARQLQFATDALGEGMEHLASGDLAIRLETPFQAKVDKLRLDFNRSVEKLQHTMLTIASSTKGIGSGTEEISRAADDMSRRTEQQAASLEETAAALDEITATVKKTAEGAAHARDVVANAKTDAEKSGAVVREAIKAMGGIEKSSQQIGQIIGVIDEIAFQTNLLALNAGVEAARAGDAGRGFAVVASEVRALAQRSAEAAKEIKALISTSSTQVEQGVDLVGKAGQALERIAAQIAEMNTIIADIAVGAREQATGLQQVNTAINQMDQGTQQSAAMAEESTAATHSLAQESDELVQLVSQFQLGAGATSKGTAKVEPMRARAANSSSARPFSGKPQPALRAVAGRRGETAIRKVEAAPDADGWEEF
- a CDS encoding NitT/TauT family transport system ATP-binding protein, producing MKALGALDLAPVKSTRPSKMTVAGATKYYQTRSGPVHALDNVSLHVREGEFLCVLGPSGCGKSTLLWSMAGLHGLSAGEIRLDADRIIRPHPQIAMIFQDANLLPWRNLERNIALPFELKRIAPDRERIDALLERVGLTGFESKFPRELSGGMQQRASIVRSLAVNPSVLLMDEPFGALDAFTRDEMNLLIEEIWMETGKTVVFVTHSIIEAVFLADRIVVMSARPGRVARIVDIDLPRPRPIEIQSTQDFITRVNEIKKMIDHRRA
- a CDS encoding NitT/TauT family transport system permease protein, translating into MDSQLRDQIPSFTGKIATGKTAGDGSVGLAGGLASLTPGGGRSAYEALIIALVAVIIIGGAEILLRVFAVPQYILPTPSQIGTALFTEWRFIWPHLVTTLCELLIGFAIGAALGFVLAAVITQFPFAEKIVTPYVLLLVTTPMLALVPLLILRFGFGWEPRIIAVALASGPMVMINSATGFRRVDLAKIALARSFGASTLQIFTKIRIPMAMPMIIVGLMVGSIFGLLTAVGAEMVGGAEGLGNRLTYYSSMIRMPQFFAVITLLAVIGITIYVLFYWVGKKWASWEA
- a CDS encoding NitT/TauT family transport system substrate-binding protein — its product is MTDVARGLPIMGRRRLLQLTAAGVSMSAFGLGTRGAGAADRAIRWVSPRGTLEVVDDFAYWVAKKYGYFGDLATDIQAGPLDATATVKLVDQKQSDFGYPSPGIFSLGLNQGMDLVSVFHVMASDVFDFAFQKGKAPADLTGLKGKTILLGSAGWQAITDPMLAAAGVDIKSVKYIEAGNGWAQSLAQGQGDAALSWEGLRAQWRGQGLNFDYLLGKRASKFPANSYVARKSDLADPAKVALYGKYLRGWAMGMEFGLRNPRAATQITVEQFPGLVSQMNPSVATESLMQELQLMRGRWDERKAWGFHIMDSWQSYFDSIAAIGQVSKTFKASDVVTNQLIAPANAFDAAKVKADAEGFKLSGEYAAVDVAAIEAAL